A genomic window from Syngnathus typhle isolate RoL2023-S1 ecotype Sweden linkage group LG18, RoL_Styp_1.0, whole genome shotgun sequence includes:
- the chadlb gene encoding chondroadherin-like b isoform X2: MYSPLSPDKVWVPLLSFTLLFLLVAQAAKCPEQCVCDQIQLAVTCVNKNLTEIPPTVDEITVKFDLRGNDIQELPTGAFQKTPYLTHLSLQRCNIRRVKEGAFRGLGRLVFLNLASNHIDILYQESFDGLSSLKQLMIDRNRVEEIQPGAFSQLGFLNLLSLTHNHLVYIPNMAFQGLLNIKWLRLSHNSLNYLDIEAFAGLFTLNRLSLDHNELQFFPTETMTRLPEVTRLDLSYNPMTYLGEESVSMAKLSHLFLDHMSLQDLANTAISKSPNLIHLDLSHNQLRVMQPFSDGTPKLARLHLAGNPIYCNCYMRPLRYQQASLSTQISVDSTRLVFSLCYREWAIRSKVKLIGTCAGPLHLSGEILEAVHPPELRCQSQEAMLKAEFEEASRRAPPPTEAPENKAKCPANCACEAEAYHSSCENRGHSKIPRGFSPDTRLLDLRGNNFHYVPSNSFPAVSQVVSLHLQRCKIVEVEDGAFNGMKGLIYLYLSENLISSLRPEAFKGLPQLTYLHLEKNNFTIFPKAAFKLLPGLLALHLENNSISKLEANALDGTKSLRALYLTGNAVDHVSPKALEHVPDLDTLHLAGNKLKEVPTEALSKLGNMKDLRLSGNAIRWVGPNAFQPLGKSLKELYLDNMALEKMSQSSLAGLGPGLRSLFLEGNHLEEVPDLRQFTSLEVINLADNPLMCDCPLLPLRLWIEKVNLKVRATCANPPELRGRRVKDVHVFKACPGGDSLPSVPSVATKRSKTPKATKPKPMHLSSRVKQGKMHKSKSNLRKNPKTKGAKKTKRLSMA; the protein is encoded by the exons ATGTACTCCCCGCTCTCTCCTGACAAAGTGTGGGTCCCACTGCTCAGCTTcacgctcctcttcctcctcgtggCGCAAGCTGCAAAATGCCCAGAGCAGTGCGTATGCGACCAGATCCAGCTCGCCGTCACCTGTGTCAACAAGAACTTGACTGAGATTCCGCCCACTGTGGACGAG ATTACAGTGAAATTTGACCTTCGAGGGAACGACATCCAAGAACTCCCCACCGGAGCGTTCCAAAAAACCCCGTATCTCACTCACCTATCTTTGCAACGCTGCAACATCCGTAGGGTGAAGGAGGGCGCGTTCAGAGGCCTCGGCCGTCTAGTCTTCCTCAACCTGGCAAGCAACCACATTGACATCTTGTACCAG GAGTCTTTCGACGGTCTGTCCTCATTGAAGCAGCTCATGATAGACCGGAACCGCGTTGAGGAGATCCAGCCCGGAGCCTTCTCCCAGCTCGGCTTCCTCAACCTGCTCTCGCTTACGCACAACCATCTTGTCTACATCCCTAACATGGCCTTCCAG GGCTTACTGAACATCAAGTGGCTTCGCCTCAGTCACAACTCCCTGAACTACTTGGACATTGAAGCCTTCGCCGGCTTGTTCACTCTCAACCGGCTCAGCCTGGACCATAACGAGCTGCAGTTTTTCCCAACTGAGACCATGACCAG ATTGCCAGAAGTGACCCGCCTGGATTTGAGCTACAATCCCATGACGTACCTGGGTGAAGAGTCTGTGTCAATGGCCAAGCTGAGCCACCTCTTCCTGGATCACATGTCCCTGCAGGATCTGGCCAACACGGCCATATCCAAGTCTCCCAATCTCATCCACTTGGATCTCAGCCATAACCAGCTGCGTGTCATGCAACCCTTCTCGGACGGCACCCCTAAGCTGGCCCGGCTCCACTTGGCCGGAAACCCCATTTACTGTAACTGCTACATGCGTCCGCTCAGGTACCAGCAAGCCTCGCTCAGCACACAAATCTCAGTGGACTCCACTCGACTTGTCTTTTCTCTGTGTTACAGGGAGTGGGCCATCCGTAGTAAGGTGAAGCTGATAGGAACATGTGCAGGACCGTTACACCTCTCCGGAGAAATCCTCGAAGCGGTCCATCCTCCGGAGCTGCGCTGTCAAAGCCAGGAGGCCATGCTGAAGGCCGAGTTTGAGGAAGCTAGTAGAAGAGCGCCGCCACCCACTGAGGCGCCGGAGAACAAAGCCAAGTGTCCCGCTAACTGCGCCTGTGAG GCTGAGGCATACCATTCCTCCTGTGAGAACCGCGGTCACTCCAAAATTCCTCGGGGTTTCTCTCCGGACACACGCCTCCTCGACCTGCGCGGCAACAACTTCCACTACGTCCCGAGCAACAGCTTCCCCGCCGTCTCTCAGGTGGTGTCGCTGCACCTGCAGCGCTGCAAAATTGTCGAGGTGGAGGACGGAGCTTTCAATGGCATGAAGGGCCTCATCTACTTGTACCTCTCAGAGAATCTCATCTCATCCCTCAGGCCTGAAGCATTTAAAG GACTCCCTCAGCTGACTTACCTTCACCTAGAGAAGAACAACTTCACCATTTTCCCAAAAGCGGCCTTTAAACTGCTTCCGGGACTCCTTGCGCTTCATTTGGAGAACAACTCTATTTCCAAACTTGAGGCGAATGCCCTGGATGGCACTAAGAGCCTCAGAGCCCTCTACCTCACCGGAAACGCTGTTGACCACGTATCACCCAAGGCTTTGGAGCACGTGCCCGACCTTGATACGCTACACCTGGCAGGGAACAAGCTGAAAGAAGTGCCCACTGAAGCCTTGAGCAAGCTGGGGAACATGAAGGACCTGAGGTTGTCAGGGAACGCCATTCGGTGGGTTGGCCCAAATGCTTTTCAGCCTTTGGGAAAATCACTGAAGGAGCTTTATTTGGATAATATGGCATTGGAGAAG aTGTCTCAAAGCTCACTGGCAGGCTTGGGTCCAGGTTTGAGGAGTCTCTTCCTGGAGGGGAACCATCTGGAAGAGGTGCCGGACCTCCGTCAGTTCACCTCCTTGGAGGTCATCAACCTGGCGGACAACCCTTTGATGTGTGACTGCCCTCTGCTGCCACTACGCCT CTGGATTGAGAAAGTCAACCTAAAGGTGCGAGCCACCTGTGCCAACCCGCCTGAGCTGAGGGGCCGCAGAGTCAAAGACGTCCATGTTTTCAAGGCATGTCCAGGAGGCGATTCACTCCCTTCTGTTCCCAGTGTTGCCACAAAGCGTAGCAAGACGCCCAAGGCCACCAAACCGAAGCCGATGCACCTCAGCAGCAGAGTTAAGCAGGGTAAGATGCACAAAAGCAAATCCAATCTTCGCAAGAATCCAAAGACAAAAGGGGCCAAGAAAACAAAGAGACTGAGCATGGCGTGA
- the chadlb gene encoding chondroadherin-like b isoform X1, with protein MKMPTLIHKVLMYSPLSPDKVWVPLLSFTLLFLLVAQAAKCPEQCVCDQIQLAVTCVNKNLTEIPPTVDEITVKFDLRGNDIQELPTGAFQKTPYLTHLSLQRCNIRRVKEGAFRGLGRLVFLNLASNHIDILYQESFDGLSSLKQLMIDRNRVEEIQPGAFSQLGFLNLLSLTHNHLVYIPNMAFQGLLNIKWLRLSHNSLNYLDIEAFAGLFTLNRLSLDHNELQFFPTETMTRLPEVTRLDLSYNPMTYLGEESVSMAKLSHLFLDHMSLQDLANTAISKSPNLIHLDLSHNQLRVMQPFSDGTPKLARLHLAGNPIYCNCYMRPLRYQQASLSTQISVDSTRLVFSLCYREWAIRSKVKLIGTCAGPLHLSGEILEAVHPPELRCQSQEAMLKAEFEEASRRAPPPTEAPENKAKCPANCACEAEAYHSSCENRGHSKIPRGFSPDTRLLDLRGNNFHYVPSNSFPAVSQVVSLHLQRCKIVEVEDGAFNGMKGLIYLYLSENLISSLRPEAFKGLPQLTYLHLEKNNFTIFPKAAFKLLPGLLALHLENNSISKLEANALDGTKSLRALYLTGNAVDHVSPKALEHVPDLDTLHLAGNKLKEVPTEALSKLGNMKDLRLSGNAIRWVGPNAFQPLGKSLKELYLDNMALEKMSQSSLAGLGPGLRSLFLEGNHLEEVPDLRQFTSLEVINLADNPLMCDCPLLPLRLWIEKVNLKVRATCANPPELRGRRVKDVHVFKACPGGDSLPSVPSVATKRSKTPKATKPKPMHLSSRVKQGKMHKSKSNLRKNPKTKGAKKTKRLSMA; from the exons ATGTACTCCCCGCTCTCTCCTGACAAAGTGTGGGTCCCACTGCTCAGCTTcacgctcctcttcctcctcgtggCGCAAGCTGCAAAATGCCCAGAGCAGTGCGTATGCGACCAGATCCAGCTCGCCGTCACCTGTGTCAACAAGAACTTGACTGAGATTCCGCCCACTGTGGACGAG ATTACAGTGAAATTTGACCTTCGAGGGAACGACATCCAAGAACTCCCCACCGGAGCGTTCCAAAAAACCCCGTATCTCACTCACCTATCTTTGCAACGCTGCAACATCCGTAGGGTGAAGGAGGGCGCGTTCAGAGGCCTCGGCCGTCTAGTCTTCCTCAACCTGGCAAGCAACCACATTGACATCTTGTACCAG GAGTCTTTCGACGGTCTGTCCTCATTGAAGCAGCTCATGATAGACCGGAACCGCGTTGAGGAGATCCAGCCCGGAGCCTTCTCCCAGCTCGGCTTCCTCAACCTGCTCTCGCTTACGCACAACCATCTTGTCTACATCCCTAACATGGCCTTCCAG GGCTTACTGAACATCAAGTGGCTTCGCCTCAGTCACAACTCCCTGAACTACTTGGACATTGAAGCCTTCGCCGGCTTGTTCACTCTCAACCGGCTCAGCCTGGACCATAACGAGCTGCAGTTTTTCCCAACTGAGACCATGACCAG ATTGCCAGAAGTGACCCGCCTGGATTTGAGCTACAATCCCATGACGTACCTGGGTGAAGAGTCTGTGTCAATGGCCAAGCTGAGCCACCTCTTCCTGGATCACATGTCCCTGCAGGATCTGGCCAACACGGCCATATCCAAGTCTCCCAATCTCATCCACTTGGATCTCAGCCATAACCAGCTGCGTGTCATGCAACCCTTCTCGGACGGCACCCCTAAGCTGGCCCGGCTCCACTTGGCCGGAAACCCCATTTACTGTAACTGCTACATGCGTCCGCTCAGGTACCAGCAAGCCTCGCTCAGCACACAAATCTCAGTGGACTCCACTCGACTTGTCTTTTCTCTGTGTTACAGGGAGTGGGCCATCCGTAGTAAGGTGAAGCTGATAGGAACATGTGCAGGACCGTTACACCTCTCCGGAGAAATCCTCGAAGCGGTCCATCCTCCGGAGCTGCGCTGTCAAAGCCAGGAGGCCATGCTGAAGGCCGAGTTTGAGGAAGCTAGTAGAAGAGCGCCGCCACCCACTGAGGCGCCGGAGAACAAAGCCAAGTGTCCCGCTAACTGCGCCTGTGAG GCTGAGGCATACCATTCCTCCTGTGAGAACCGCGGTCACTCCAAAATTCCTCGGGGTTTCTCTCCGGACACACGCCTCCTCGACCTGCGCGGCAACAACTTCCACTACGTCCCGAGCAACAGCTTCCCCGCCGTCTCTCAGGTGGTGTCGCTGCACCTGCAGCGCTGCAAAATTGTCGAGGTGGAGGACGGAGCTTTCAATGGCATGAAGGGCCTCATCTACTTGTACCTCTCAGAGAATCTCATCTCATCCCTCAGGCCTGAAGCATTTAAAG GACTCCCTCAGCTGACTTACCTTCACCTAGAGAAGAACAACTTCACCATTTTCCCAAAAGCGGCCTTTAAACTGCTTCCGGGACTCCTTGCGCTTCATTTGGAGAACAACTCTATTTCCAAACTTGAGGCGAATGCCCTGGATGGCACTAAGAGCCTCAGAGCCCTCTACCTCACCGGAAACGCTGTTGACCACGTATCACCCAAGGCTTTGGAGCACGTGCCCGACCTTGATACGCTACACCTGGCAGGGAACAAGCTGAAAGAAGTGCCCACTGAAGCCTTGAGCAAGCTGGGGAACATGAAGGACCTGAGGTTGTCAGGGAACGCCATTCGGTGGGTTGGCCCAAATGCTTTTCAGCCTTTGGGAAAATCACTGAAGGAGCTTTATTTGGATAATATGGCATTGGAGAAG aTGTCTCAAAGCTCACTGGCAGGCTTGGGTCCAGGTTTGAGGAGTCTCTTCCTGGAGGGGAACCATCTGGAAGAGGTGCCGGACCTCCGTCAGTTCACCTCCTTGGAGGTCATCAACCTGGCGGACAACCCTTTGATGTGTGACTGCCCTCTGCTGCCACTACGCCT CTGGATTGAGAAAGTCAACCTAAAGGTGCGAGCCACCTGTGCCAACCCGCCTGAGCTGAGGGGCCGCAGAGTCAAAGACGTCCATGTTTTCAAGGCATGTCCAGGAGGCGATTCACTCCCTTCTGTTCCCAGTGTTGCCACAAAGCGTAGCAAGACGCCCAAGGCCACCAAACCGAAGCCGATGCACCTCAGCAGCAGAGTTAAGCAGGGTAAGATGCACAAAAGCAAATCCAATCTTCGCAAGAATCCAAAGACAAAAGGGGCCAAGAAAACAAAGAGACTGAGCATGGCGTGA
- the chadlb gene encoding chondroadherin-like b isoform X3 has product MKMPTLIHKVLMYSPLSPDKVWVPLLSFTLLFLLVAQAAKCPEQCVCDQIQLAVTCVNKNLTEIPPTVDEITVKFDLRGNDIQELPTGAFQKTPYLTHLSLQRCNIRRVKEGAFRGLGRLVFLNLASNHIDILYQESFDGLSSLKQLMIDRNRVEEIQPGAFSQLGFLNLLSLTHNHLVYIPNMAFQGLLNIKWLRLSHNSLNYLDIEAFAGLFTLNRLSLDHNELQFFPTETMTRLPEVTRLDLSYNPMTYLGEESVSMAKLSHLFLDHMSLQDLANTAISKSPNLIHLDLSHNQLRVMQPFSDGTPKLARLHLAGNPIYCNCYMRPLREWAIRSKVKLIGTCAGPLHLSGEILEAVHPPELRCQSQEAMLKAEFEEASRRAPPPTEAPENKAKCPANCACEAEAYHSSCENRGHSKIPRGFSPDTRLLDLRGNNFHYVPSNSFPAVSQVVSLHLQRCKIVEVEDGAFNGMKGLIYLYLSENLISSLRPEAFKGLPQLTYLHLEKNNFTIFPKAAFKLLPGLLALHLENNSISKLEANALDGTKSLRALYLTGNAVDHVSPKALEHVPDLDTLHLAGNKLKEVPTEALSKLGNMKDLRLSGNAIRWVGPNAFQPLGKSLKELYLDNMALEKMSQSSLAGLGPGLRSLFLEGNHLEEVPDLRQFTSLEVINLADNPLMCDCPLLPLRLWIEKVNLKVRATCANPPELRGRRVKDVHVFKACPGGDSLPSVPSVATKRSKTPKATKPKPMHLSSRVKQGKMHKSKSNLRKNPKTKGAKKTKRLSMA; this is encoded by the exons ATGTACTCCCCGCTCTCTCCTGACAAAGTGTGGGTCCCACTGCTCAGCTTcacgctcctcttcctcctcgtggCGCAAGCTGCAAAATGCCCAGAGCAGTGCGTATGCGACCAGATCCAGCTCGCCGTCACCTGTGTCAACAAGAACTTGACTGAGATTCCGCCCACTGTGGACGAG ATTACAGTGAAATTTGACCTTCGAGGGAACGACATCCAAGAACTCCCCACCGGAGCGTTCCAAAAAACCCCGTATCTCACTCACCTATCTTTGCAACGCTGCAACATCCGTAGGGTGAAGGAGGGCGCGTTCAGAGGCCTCGGCCGTCTAGTCTTCCTCAACCTGGCAAGCAACCACATTGACATCTTGTACCAG GAGTCTTTCGACGGTCTGTCCTCATTGAAGCAGCTCATGATAGACCGGAACCGCGTTGAGGAGATCCAGCCCGGAGCCTTCTCCCAGCTCGGCTTCCTCAACCTGCTCTCGCTTACGCACAACCATCTTGTCTACATCCCTAACATGGCCTTCCAG GGCTTACTGAACATCAAGTGGCTTCGCCTCAGTCACAACTCCCTGAACTACTTGGACATTGAAGCCTTCGCCGGCTTGTTCACTCTCAACCGGCTCAGCCTGGACCATAACGAGCTGCAGTTTTTCCCAACTGAGACCATGACCAG ATTGCCAGAAGTGACCCGCCTGGATTTGAGCTACAATCCCATGACGTACCTGGGTGAAGAGTCTGTGTCAATGGCCAAGCTGAGCCACCTCTTCCTGGATCACATGTCCCTGCAGGATCTGGCCAACACGGCCATATCCAAGTCTCCCAATCTCATCCACTTGGATCTCAGCCATAACCAGCTGCGTGTCATGCAACCCTTCTCGGACGGCACCCCTAAGCTGGCCCGGCTCCACTTGGCCGGAAACCCCATTTACTGTAACTGCTACATGCGTCCGCTCAG GGAGTGGGCCATCCGTAGTAAGGTGAAGCTGATAGGAACATGTGCAGGACCGTTACACCTCTCCGGAGAAATCCTCGAAGCGGTCCATCCTCCGGAGCTGCGCTGTCAAAGCCAGGAGGCCATGCTGAAGGCCGAGTTTGAGGAAGCTAGTAGAAGAGCGCCGCCACCCACTGAGGCGCCGGAGAACAAAGCCAAGTGTCCCGCTAACTGCGCCTGTGAG GCTGAGGCATACCATTCCTCCTGTGAGAACCGCGGTCACTCCAAAATTCCTCGGGGTTTCTCTCCGGACACACGCCTCCTCGACCTGCGCGGCAACAACTTCCACTACGTCCCGAGCAACAGCTTCCCCGCCGTCTCTCAGGTGGTGTCGCTGCACCTGCAGCGCTGCAAAATTGTCGAGGTGGAGGACGGAGCTTTCAATGGCATGAAGGGCCTCATCTACTTGTACCTCTCAGAGAATCTCATCTCATCCCTCAGGCCTGAAGCATTTAAAG GACTCCCTCAGCTGACTTACCTTCACCTAGAGAAGAACAACTTCACCATTTTCCCAAAAGCGGCCTTTAAACTGCTTCCGGGACTCCTTGCGCTTCATTTGGAGAACAACTCTATTTCCAAACTTGAGGCGAATGCCCTGGATGGCACTAAGAGCCTCAGAGCCCTCTACCTCACCGGAAACGCTGTTGACCACGTATCACCCAAGGCTTTGGAGCACGTGCCCGACCTTGATACGCTACACCTGGCAGGGAACAAGCTGAAAGAAGTGCCCACTGAAGCCTTGAGCAAGCTGGGGAACATGAAGGACCTGAGGTTGTCAGGGAACGCCATTCGGTGGGTTGGCCCAAATGCTTTTCAGCCTTTGGGAAAATCACTGAAGGAGCTTTATTTGGATAATATGGCATTGGAGAAG aTGTCTCAAAGCTCACTGGCAGGCTTGGGTCCAGGTTTGAGGAGTCTCTTCCTGGAGGGGAACCATCTGGAAGAGGTGCCGGACCTCCGTCAGTTCACCTCCTTGGAGGTCATCAACCTGGCGGACAACCCTTTGATGTGTGACTGCCCTCTGCTGCCACTACGCCT CTGGATTGAGAAAGTCAACCTAAAGGTGCGAGCCACCTGTGCCAACCCGCCTGAGCTGAGGGGCCGCAGAGTCAAAGACGTCCATGTTTTCAAGGCATGTCCAGGAGGCGATTCACTCCCTTCTGTTCCCAGTGTTGCCACAAAGCGTAGCAAGACGCCCAAGGCCACCAAACCGAAGCCGATGCACCTCAGCAGCAGAGTTAAGCAGGGTAAGATGCACAAAAGCAAATCCAATCTTCGCAAGAATCCAAAGACAAAAGGGGCCAAGAAAACAAAGAGACTGAGCATGGCGTGA